A single Anopheles arabiensis isolate DONGOLA chromosome 2, AaraD3, whole genome shotgun sequence DNA region contains:
- the LOC120908841 gene encoding uncharacterized protein LOC120908841 → MKFTFAFVLIALFAVFAVSQALPQPEQAAASSNDGASAITKIVLELTPEQAAAVQKMGGRGFWPIMMKSVKKVMAIGCDLIDC, encoded by the coding sequence ATGAAGTTCACATTCGCCTTCGTCTTGATTGCTCTGTTCGCGGTGTTCGCCGTCTCCCAGGCACTGCCTCAACCTGAGCAGGCCGCCGCTTCCAGCAACGATGGAGCCAGCGCTATCACCAAGATCGTGCTAGAGCTTACCCCGGAGCAGGCCGCCGCAGTTCAGAAAATGGGAGGCCGCGGATTCTGGCCTATCATGATGAAGAGCGTCAAGAAGGTCATGGCCATCGGTTGTGATCTGATTGATTGCTAG
- the LOC120908835 gene encoding NPC intracellular cholesterol transporter 2-like, which yields MACLKLFSVVGLVVLAATNAIGAGVATRACSGGRPAPTEVRVEGCTVPPCDLVRGSDAIMDMDFTAPFAAANLRTQVVATALGVTAPFELPADRAAACNWLLNTQCPVSANEDITYRLSMPVLLVYPRVSLTVEIDLVDDAGQSLACFELDARVVSGRAA from the coding sequence ATGGCTTGCTTGAAGTTGTTCAGTGTGGTCGGTCTGGTGGTGCTGGCGGCCACCAACGCAATCGGTGCCGGAGTAGCAACCCGCGCCTGTTCCGGAGGGCGGCCAGCCCCAACGGAGGTACGTGTGGAGGGTTGTACGGTTCCACCGTGTGACCTGGTGCGTGGATCCGATGCCATTATGGACATGGACTTTACGGCCCCGTTTGCGGCGGCCAACCTGCGCACGCAAGTGGTCGCTACGGCACTGGGCGTAACGGCACCGTTCGAGCTTCCGGCGGATCGGGCTGCTGCCTGTAATTGGTTGCTGAATACCCAGTGTCCGGTCAGCGCCAACGAGGACATTACCTATCGGTTGAGCATGCCCGTACTGCTGGTGTATCCGCGCGTGAGCCTTACGGTGGAGATCGATCTCGTGGACGATGCTGGGCAGTCGTTGGCGTGCTTCGAGCTAGATGCACGTGTCGTTTCCGGTCGTGCTGCTTAA